The following is a genomic window from Jannaschia sp. S6380.
ACCACCGGCACGCCGAAGCTCTTGACGTTGCCGATGTGCCGGCCGAGGTTCGCGCAGCCGGCCTTCACGGCGTCCACGTTCTCGGCGCCCAGGTCCGCCTTGGCCACGCCGCCGTTCATCTTCATCGCCCGCACCGTCGCCACCAGCACCACGCAGTCGGGCGCGATCCCGGCCTTGCGGCACTTGATGTTCATGAATTTCTCGGCGCCCAGATCGGCGCCGAACCCGGCCTCCGTCACGACGAAATCGGCCAGCTTCAGCGCGGTCGTGGTTGCGATAACCGAGTTGCAGCCATGCGCGATGTTGGCGAAGGGGCCGCCATGCACGAAGGCCGGGTTGTTTTCCAGCGTCTGCACCAGGTTCGGCTGCATCGCGTCCTTCAGAAGCACCGTCATCGCCCCGTCGGCCTTGATGTCCCGGCAATGGACCGGCGTGCGGTCGCGGCGATAGGCCACGATCATGTCGCCCAGACGCCGCTCCAGATCGGTCAGGTCGCGCGCGAGGCAGAGGCAGGCCATGACTTCCGATGCCACGGTGATGTCGAACCCGGCCTCGCGCGGGAAGCCGTTGCTGACACCGCCCAGGCTGGCCGTGATCTGGCGCAGGGCCCGGTCGTTCATGTCGACGACCCGGCGCCAAACGACCCGGCGCACGTCGATCTCCAGCTCGTTGCCCCAGTAGATGTGGTTGTCGATCATCGCCGACAGCAGGCTGTGCGCGCTGGTGATGGCGTGGAAGTCGCCGGTGAAATGGAGGTTCATTTCCTCCATCGGGACGACCTGGGCATATCCCCCGCCGGCCGCGCCGCCCTTCATCCCGAAATTGGGCCCGAGTGACGCCTCGCGGATGCAGATCATCGCCTTCTTGCCGATGGCGTTCAGCCCGTCGCCCAGACCCACGGTCGTGGTCGTCTTGCCTTCGCCCGCCGGGGTGGGGTTGATGGCCGTCACGAGGATCAGCTTGCCGTTCGGACGGTCGCGCAGCCCGTCGATGAAGGATTGCGACACCTTGGCCTTGTCGTGGCCGTAGGGCAGCAGGTCGTCGGACCCGATCCCGATGCCCGCGCCGATCTCCTGAATGGGCCGCTTGCTGGCCGCCCGCGCGATCTCGATATCGGTCTTGTGGGTCATCGCGGGTCTCCTCGGGTCGCGGGGCTTACCGTGCTACTGCTATCGGCCCGACGGGCGCGGCATCCGCGAAAACCGACATTCCGGGTTCGCTGCGCGGCAGGAGGGCGGTTGGTCGGACGGCTTGCGCCGCGACGTCATTCCGAATCGGGGAACCGTAACCGCAGATTAATCGTTGGGGTGGCAAGAGCGTCCTACACCCTCGGCAAATTGATGCCGATCCAACTATCGGAGATCCGCATGACCACTTCCAGCCTCCTGATTCACGCCGGTTTCGTGTCCGGCCTCGCCCTCGCCCTCCTGACCGGGCTGGCCCTGGCCTGACACCTCGCGATCGCCGAACGGGTCGACGCTCCACGGGCGTTGATCCGGGACGTGCAGGGTCATCCACATCCCCAGTTTCAAACGGCCCGGCCGTTCCACCCAGGCCGTGACGCCGCGACGGCCCTTGGCGGCCGGTTTGAACCGGCGGGCTGCCTGAGGCGAGGCCTCGGCGATCACGGCGGCCGGCAGGTTGCAAGGGCGGTTCGCCATGTCCACGACGATGGTTGCGCCATCCTCGGCCTGAAGCCGGGACGAAGGGGGCAAATGGCTCAGATCTGGGATTCCCGACAGAACCAGCGTCGCACCGAGCCAGGACGGATCCAGGGTACTCAGGCGCATACTTGCGGCGATCAGTGCCAGTTCCTCGGCGGAGACGACGGATAGCTGGCGCGTGTTTCGGATCTCAGTGCCGCGTCTGTGCTGGGACAGGACGCGGCTGCAAGATGGCCGCGTCAAACCGCCATGCGTTTCGCCCTCCGGGCCCGCGAAGCCCAGAGCCAGTTCGGTCAGGGGCTGGGACGCCAATGCACTCTCCCGATCCCTGACCGTTCCCAGCCATTCGATGCGGCCCCGGATCGAAGTCGGTCTCAGGGCCGGCATGGCGTTCTTTCCCGGCAATGAAATAGGATCATCGCGATGGCGAGCGCCGAGGCGAAACCGAGTTCCATACCCTCCTCCAACTGCCCCAGACCATCGTTGACTGCCGCCGGCAGGTCGATGCCCAATGGCTCCAGCTTGCGTCCGGCGCCGTCGATCGTCTTTGCCAGCACGACGGCCATACCGCCACCCAGCACCCACCAGGCCCAACCGGCACGGGCGCGGATCGCCGTCAGCCAGACCGGGCCGTCGCGCCGCAGCAGCCGCCAACCGCACCAGAGGATCAGAACGACCACAAGGCCGCCCAAAACCTTGTGCGAGGGGGGGGCGTCACCGCTATAGAGCCGCAGTTGAAGCATGCCTTCCGCGAGGAACCGTTTGTCGAAATCAAGCTCCCGCGCGCACATCAGAAGCAGGATCATCGGCAGGTGCCACTGCGCGCCGAACGTGGCGCGGGGCCAACGCAACGCAAAAGCGATCGCAAGGCCGAACAGAAGGATAGCGGTCGCGCTTTCGACCGGGCCGCCTTCTTTCAGGAGCGTCACCGGAAGCAGGGCACCGATGGTGGCCCCGACAAGCGCGGGGGCGAAAAGCAGGGTCGCCAGGACATAGGGGGATTTCGCCATCGAACGCCGATGCATACCGCCGCCAACGGGTCCGCCCGCGAAGGACGGACCCCGCGGGATCAGGACGTGGGTTCGGGCGCGGGCCCGACATCGGGCGCTTTGGGTTTGCGCGGCTTGGTCTTCGGCACGGCCGTCAGGCTGCTGCCGCCGGTATCGGGATAGTTGTCGTCGTCATCGCGGCCCAAAGGCTCGCCGTTGATGACCTTCATGATTTCCGGCCCGGTCAGCGTCTCGTATTCCAGAAGGCCCTGCGCCAGACGTTCCAGGTCGTCACGCTTCTCCGTCAGGATGCGCTTGGCGGTGTCGTAGCCCTCGTCGACCAAGGCCTTGACCTTGTCGTCGATGGTCTTCTGCGTGATGCCCGAATGGGTCGT
Proteins encoded in this region:
- a CDS encoding MOSC domain-containing protein, with the protein product MASQPLTELALGFAGPEGETHGGLTRPSCSRVLSQHRRGTEIRNTRQLSVVSAEELALIAASMRLSTLDPSWLGATLVLSGIPDLSHLPPSSRLQAEDGATIVVDMANRPCNLPAAVIAEASPQAARRFKPAAKGRRGVTAWVERPGRLKLGMWMTLHVPDQRPWSVDPFGDREVSGQGQPGQEGEGEAGHETGVNQEAGSGHADLR
- a CDS encoding formate--tetrahydrofolate ligase — encoded protein: MTHKTDIEIARAASKRPIQEIGAGIGIGSDDLLPYGHDKAKVSQSFIDGLRDRPNGKLILVTAINPTPAGEGKTTTTVGLGDGLNAIGKKAMICIREASLGPNFGMKGGAAGGGYAQVVPMEEMNLHFTGDFHAITSAHSLLSAMIDNHIYWGNELEIDVRRVVWRRVVDMNDRALRQITASLGGVSNGFPREAGFDITVASEVMACLCLARDLTDLERRLGDMIVAYRRDRTPVHCRDIKADGAMTVLLKDAMQPNLVQTLENNPAFVHGGPFANIAHGCNSVIATTTALKLADFVVTEAGFGADLGAEKFMNIKCRKAGIAPDCVVLVATVRAMKMNGGVAKADLGAENVDAVKAGCANLGRHIGNVKSFGVPVVVAVNHFTGDTEAEVQAVQDYVTSQGSEAIVSKHWADGSKGSEALARRVAEIAEGGSANFAPIYPDEMPLFQKIETIAKRIYHADEVLADQKIRDQLRTWEDQGYGNLPVCMAKTQYSFSTDPSLRGAPTGHSVPVREVRLSAGAGFIVVICGEIMTMPGLPRVPSAENIRLNEAGEVEGLF